In Crassostrea angulata isolate pt1a10 chromosome 4, ASM2561291v2, whole genome shotgun sequence, one genomic interval encodes:
- the LOC128179889 gene encoding leukocyte elastase inhibitor-like — MESAVTDFSFKLYQVLCEGGGNLFMSPYSVSAALMLTMLGAKGESEEQIKQVLGVAGVPNPHQAYQKLHATLTGKSKDGTKLAIANRIFSKLRLEIKESYKKESLDYYNSEIELLDFVGNPEGSRTRINTWVEDQTNNKIKDLIPEGGINSLSLIVLTNAIYFKGDWEKAFKASNTKSEPFRISETESGMVEMMNMEKEKWLIGMSKSLDCQILDLPYKGGELSMLIILPNKVDGLSSLESSLSADTFRELTKEMYSEDVIVSIPKFKLESSFQLDKVLGGMGITDIFFRNADFGAMMENPPDGTHVSDVIHKAFVEVNEEGTEAAAATAVMMRFMCMPLEPMVFKADHPFLFLIRENSTGTVLFIGSFLKPSN, encoded by the coding sequence ATGGAGAGTGCAGTCACAGACTTCTCTTTTAAACTCTATCAAGTTCTGTGCGAAGGGGGTGGGAATCTGTTTATGTCACCCTACAGTGTATCGGCGGCTCTTATGTTAACGATGTTGGGCGCAAAAGGGGAATCCGAGGAGCAGATAAAACAGGTATTGGGAGTAGCGGGAGTTCCTAACCCGCACCAGGCGTATCAAAAGTTACACGCCACCCTGACGGGAAAGTCTAAGGACGGGACAAAGCTCGCCATAGCCAACCGGATATTTTCCAAACTCAGACTGGAGATTAAAGAGTCGTATAAAAAGGAATCGCTGGACTATTACAACAGTGAAATTGAATTGTTAGATTTTGTGGGAAACCCGGAAGGGTCGAGAACTCGAATCAACACCTGGGTTGAGGACCAGaccaacaataaaatcaaggaTTTGATTCCAGAGGGAGGGATTAACTCCCTTTCGTTAATTGTTTTAACCAATGCTATTTACTTCAAAGGGGATTGGGAAAAAGCATTCAAGGCCTCGAATACAAAGAGCGAACCATTTCGAATATCCGAGACAGAGTCGGGCATGGTTGAAATGATGAATATGGAAAAGGAAAAGTGGCTAATTGGTATGTCCAAATCACTGGATTGCCAAATTCTGGATCTTCCATACAAAGGGGGAGAACTGAGTATGCTAATCATTCTTCCGAACAAGGTTGACGGATTGTCGTCATTGGAATCAAGCTTGTCGGCTGACACGTTTCGGGAACTAACAAAGGAAATGTACAGCGAGGATGTCATTGTCTCCATACCGAAATTCAAACTAGAAAGCTCGTTTCAACTGGATAAAGTTCTTGGTGGGATGGGAATCACCGATATCTTTTTCAGAAATGCCGACTTCGGCGCCATGATGGAAAACCCGCCAGATGGCACTCATGTATCTGACGTCATTCACAAAGCGTTTGTTGAGGTCAACGAGGAGGGCACGGAAGCCGCCGCTGCTACAGCAGTGATGATGAGGTTTATGTGCATGCCACTAGAACCCATGGTGTTTAAAGCGGACCACCCCTTCCTTTTTCTGATCAGAGAAAATTCGACCGGAACTGTATTGTTTATCGGTAGCTTCTTGAAACCAAGCAACTAA